The following are from one region of the Flavobacteriaceae bacterium UJ101 genome:
- a CDS encoding alginate biosynthesis transcriptional regulatory protein AlgB (Member of the two-component regulatory system AlgB/KinB involved in regulation of alginate biosynthesis genes. Positive regulator of the alginate biosynthetic gene AlgD. Contains 1 response regulatory domain; Contains 1 sigma-54 factor interaction domain.) — MNNEQIKIIWIDDEIDLLKPHILFLEKKGYTVFPINNGYDALEEIQNQTFDLVLLDENMPGLSGLETLQGIKKIKSSIPVVMVTKNETEDIMEEAIGAHITDYLIKPVNPNQILLTLKRLLHGKNIVKEKTTINYQQEFRNIAFDISQARDHQDWAELYKKLVQWEIELEKIDNSDLLNILQSQKTEANGQFFKFIQRNYTDWFTDDDKPILSHTAFDQLVKPTLNGKKTVLLMIDNLRYDQWQVIKPLITPYYNVKEEHSYYSILPTATQYARNSFFAGMMPLEIEKRYPQYWKNDTDDGKKNDFEHELFNAHLKHIGQGNLNTSYHKILNVRGEKKLVDDFHSIKQKDIAVIVYNFIDILSHARTDNKIIKQMIRGDKTYRSVTYNWFENSHLLEFIKMCAQEKLNLVITTDHGTIFVKDPSKVIGDRETSTNLRYKLGRNLQYDKKDVLVADYPEDFHLPKVNISSKYIFAKEDLFLAYPNNYNHFVNYYKNTYQHGGISLEEMIIPLTLLEAK, encoded by the coding sequence ATGAACAATGAACAAATCAAAATCATTTGGATTGATGATGAAATCGATTTATTAAAACCTCATATTCTATTTTTAGAAAAAAAAGGATACACCGTATTTCCTATTAATAATGGTTATGACGCTTTAGAGGAAATTCAAAATCAAACGTTTGATTTAGTCCTTTTGGATGAAAATATGCCAGGTCTTTCAGGACTTGAAACTTTACAAGGAATTAAAAAAATAAAATCTAGTATTCCAGTAGTAATGGTTACAAAAAATGAAACCGAGGATATTATGGAAGAAGCTATCGGAGCTCATATTACAGATTATTTAATCAAACCCGTCAATCCTAATCAAATTTTACTTACTTTAAAAAGATTGTTACATGGTAAAAATATTGTAAAAGAAAAGACCACTATCAATTATCAACAAGAATTTCGAAATATTGCTTTTGATATTTCCCAAGCGAGAGATCATCAAGATTGGGCTGAATTATATAAAAAATTAGTACAATGGGAAATTGAATTAGAAAAAATTGATAATTCAGACTTATTAAACATTTTACAAAGTCAGAAAACAGAAGCCAATGGACAGTTTTTTAAATTCATTCAACGAAATTATACGGATTGGTTTACAGATGATGACAAACCTATTTTATCACATACAGCTTTTGACCAATTAGTTAAACCTACTCTTAATGGGAAAAAGACTGTTTTACTCATGATCGATAATTTACGTTACGATCAATGGCAAGTAATAAAGCCTCTTATTACACCTTATTATAACGTTAAAGAAGAACATAGTTATTACAGTATTTTACCTACCGCAACACAATATGCTCGAAATAGTTTCTTTGCTGGCATGATGCCTCTAGAAATTGAAAAACGTTATCCTCAGTATTGGAAAAATGATACAGATGATGGTAAGAAGAATGATTTTGAACATGAATTATTCAATGCTCATTTAAAACATATAGGACAAGGGAATTTGAATACAAGTTATCATAAAATTCTAAATGTCAGAGGTGAAAAAAAATTGGTAGATGATTTTCATAGTATTAAACAAAAAGATATTGCTGTTATTGTTTACAACTTCATTGATATTCTATCGCATGCTAGAACAGATAATAAAATCATCAAACAAATGATCCGTGGTGATAAAACTTACCGTTCTGTTACCTACAATTGGTTTGAAAACTCTCATTTGTTAGAATTCATAAAAATGTGTGCTCAAGAAAAACTCAATTTAGTTATTACAACTGATCATGGAACCATTTTTGTAAAAGATCCTTCTAAAGTAATTGGAGATCGTGAGACAAGTACAAACCTTCGTTATAAACTAGGTCGAAATCTTCAATATGATAAAAAAGATGTTTTGGTTGCTGATTATCCAGAAGATTTTCACTTACCTAAAGTGAATATAAGCTCTAAATATATTTTTGCTAAAGAGGACTTATTTTTAGCTTATCCAAACAACTATAACCATTTTGTAAATTATTATAAAAACACCTATCAACATGGAGGAATTTCTTTAGAAGAAATGATTATTCCTTTAACCCTTTTAGAGGCTAAATAA
- a CDS encoding tRNA threonylcarbamoyladenosine biosynthesis protein TsaE (Required for the formation of a threonylcarbamoyl group on adenosine at position 37 (t(6)A37) in tRNAs that read codons beginning with adenine. Is involved in the transfer of the threonylcarbamoyl moiety of threonylcarbamoyl-AMP (TC-AMP) to the N6 group of A37, together with TsaD and TsaB. TsaE seems to play an indirect role in the t(6)A biosynthesis pathway, possibly in regulating the core enzymatic function of TsaD (By similarity); Belongs to the TsaE family.) yields the protein MNFVAKSTEDLSKIASEIIQNATYKIFILKGEMGVGKTTLSKELIKQLGSQDEVQSPTFSIVNEYRASNGQAIYHFDFYRIKNEEEALDMGYEDYFYNNSYCFIEWAEKIPSLIPEKFHEISLNLDLDQNREITFT from the coding sequence ATGAATTTTGTTGCAAAAAGCACCGAGGATTTATCCAAAATAGCTTCTGAAATCATTCAAAATGCTACTTATAAAATCTTTATTTTAAAAGGCGAAATGGGAGTAGGAAAGACAACTTTATCAAAAGAATTGATTAAACAACTTGGTTCTCAAGATGAAGTTCAAAGCCCTACTTTTTCAATTGTAAACGAATATCGGGCTTCAAATGGGCAAGCAATTTATCATTTTGATTTTTATAGAATTAAAAATGAAGAAGAAGCTTTAGACATGGGATATGAAGATTATTTTTATAATAATTCTTATTGTTTTATTGAATGGGCAGAAAAAATTCCATCGCTAATTCCTGAAAAATTTCACGAAATTAGTTTAAATTTGGATTTAGATCAAAATCGAGAAATAACATTTACATAA
- the ald gene encoding alanine dehydrogenase (May play a role in cell wall synthesis as L-alanine is an important constituent of the peptidoglycan layer; Belongs to the AlaDH/PNT family.; KEGG: gfo:GFO_1781 alanine dehydrogenase) — protein MGDGFFTPFGKHELIPQEEALEIMHKKGSLKIGIPKETHFQEKRVCLTPDAVSVLVANGHQIIVESGAGDGANFLDNEYSEAGAQISYNTQEVFSQHIILKVAPPSLEEIEYMKSKSYLISALQLSVQHKEYFNLLMSKKITALSFDDITDESNNHPVVKILSEIAGTSSILIASELMSTTNQGTGLIMGGIAGVRPTEIVILGAGTVGQYATKAALGLGASVKVFDSSVSKLRNLQNHIGQRVFTSIIQPKELGKAIMRCDVLIGAIRGTGRTPTIVTEDMVKNMKTGAVIVDVSIDLGGCIETSEITTHNHPTFEKHGVIHYGVTNISSRVSRTATKALSNFFLQNLIEIADYGGIETFIKREKGFRNGIYIYKGILTKKIISDWFGLPFNDINLLIF, from the coding sequence ATGGGAGACGGATTTTTCACACCTTTTGGAAAGCATGAGTTAATTCCACAAGAAGAAGCACTAGAAATCATGCATAAAAAAGGAAGCCTTAAAATAGGAATTCCAAAGGAAACACATTTTCAAGAGAAACGTGTATGCCTTACTCCTGATGCCGTCTCTGTGCTTGTTGCTAATGGGCATCAAATTATTGTTGAATCTGGTGCAGGTGATGGTGCTAATTTTTTAGATAATGAATACTCTGAAGCTGGAGCACAAATTTCTTATAATACTCAAGAAGTTTTTTCTCAACATATTATTTTAAAAGTAGCCCCCCCTTCGTTAGAAGAAATTGAATATATGAAGTCAAAATCTTATTTGATTTCGGCATTACAACTGAGTGTTCAACACAAAGAATATTTCAATTTACTAATGTCTAAAAAAATTACAGCATTAAGTTTTGATGATATTACAGATGAATCTAATAATCACCCTGTTGTTAAAATTTTAAGCGAAATAGCAGGTACTTCTTCTATTTTAATTGCTTCTGAACTCATGAGTACGACCAATCAAGGTACCGGTTTAATCATGGGAGGAATTGCGGGGGTACGCCCTACTGAAATTGTAATTTTAGGAGCGGGAACAGTTGGACAATACGCTACTAAAGCTGCTCTTGGATTAGGAGCTTCTGTAAAAGTATTTGATTCTTCTGTATCTAAATTACGAAATTTACAAAATCATATTGGACAACGTGTTTTTACTTCTATCATCCAACCTAAAGAACTAGGAAAAGCCATTATGCGCTGTGATGTATTGATTGGTGCTATTAGAGGAACAGGAAGAACTCCTACGATTGTAACTGAAGATATGGTTAAAAACATGAAAACAGGTGCCGTTATTGTAGATGTTAGTATTGATTTGGGAGGATGTATCGAAACGAGTGAAATTACCACTCATAATCATCCTACTTTTGAAAAACATGGTGTCATTCATTATGGTGTCACCAATATTTCTTCACGTGTATCTAGAACTGCTACTAAAGCTTTAAGTAATTTCTTTTTACAAAATTTAATTGAAATAGCCGATTATGGAGGTATTGAAACCTTTATCAAACGTGAAAAAGGTTTTCGAAATGGAATCTATATTTATAAAGGAATCTTAACTAAAAAAATCATAAGCGATTGGTTTGGACTCCCATTTAACGATATTAACTTATTAATTTTTTAA